The following proteins are co-located in the Theropithecus gelada isolate Dixy chromosome 19, Tgel_1.0, whole genome shotgun sequence genome:
- the RLN3 gene encoding relaxin-3 produces MYKWGAKRQWRHWPTRSSEASLSSMARYTLLLLLLAAWVLTGELWPGTEARAAPYGVKLCGREFIRAVIFTCGGSRWRRSDILAHETMGDTFPDADADGDSLAGQLDEAMGSSEWLALTKSPQAFYGGRPSWQGTPQILRGSRDVLAGLSSSCCKWGCSKSEISSLC; encoded by the exons ATGTATAAATGGGGGGCCAAGAGGCAGTGGAGACACTGGCCCACTCGCTCCTCCGAGGCATCTCTGTCCAGCATGGCCAGGTAcacgctgctgctgctgctcctggcgGCGTGGGTGCTGACCGGGGAGCTGTGGCCGGGGACTGAAGCCCGGGCAGCGCCTTACGGAGTGAAGCTTTGCGGGCGAGAATTCATCCGAGCAGTCATCTTCACCTGCGGGGGATCCCGGTGGAGACGATCGGACATCCTGGCCCACGAGACTATGG GAGATACCTTCCCGGATGCAGATGCTGATGGAGACAGTCTGGCAGGCCAGCTGGATGAGGCCATGGGGTCCAGCGAGTGGCTGGCCCTGACCAAGTCACCCCAGGCCTTTTATGGGGGGCGACCCAGCTGGCAAGGAACCCCCCAGATTCTTCGGGGCAGCCGAGATGTCCTGGCTGGCCTTTCCAGCAGCTGCTGCAAATGGGGGTGTAGCAAAAGTGAAATCAGTAGCCTTTGCTAG